The DNA region CGACGTCGTCGTCCCCAACTCGGCGGGCCGGCTGGCCCCCGGAATCGACATCCGCGGCGCCGGCGGCTACCTCGTCGGCCCCGGCTCACGCACCGAACACGGCGCCTACAGCACGGCCCCGGGCACCGCCCACCTGGCACCCGCCGCCTGCCCGCCGTCCCTTCTGCAGCTCCTCCTGCCCCCGCCCCGTACCGGCCGCCACGCCACCCCCGCCTCGGCGGGCCAACACGGCCAGGGGCTCGTCCAGTTCGTCCTCGCCGCCCATGAGGGCCAGCGCAACACCCGCCTCTTCTGGGCCGCCTGCCGCGCCTACGAGAACGGCCTCGGCCCGGACCTCACCGAGTCCCTGGTCGAAGCCGCCATCCACACAGGTCTCACCGAACGCGAGGCCCGCTCGACCATCACATCGGCATCCCGCATGACAAGGCACCGTCCCTAGCCCTGCCGCAACCGAGAACAGCACCCCTAGGAGCCCAGAAAACCGAGGCAAGCGAAAACAATCACGCGCGCGTGCACCCCAAAAACTCCTACGCGCCGTCAAGAACAGCAGGGGCGCAGAAGGCGCATGATGCTGGAGCGTTGAGGAACCGGAAGGTTCCACATATGCGTCATCGCCAGACAACGTCACGCGACTACATCAAGAAGGCAGGGCATGGACCCGAATCCCTCGATATGGGAGTTGCTGATCACGTTCCTCGTCGCGGGGATCACCGCCATTGTGACGATGTCGTTGATCGTGTTCCCCATCATCGGGGTCGGGATCTGGACCGTGTTTCGAGTGCGCCGCCGACGTAGCCACGACCGTTAGTCCAGCACGCTGAGCACCGCGTCGGGACGACAGTGCCGGACATCCAACCAGGAGCTGTCTCTTTGGTGTTCGGTGGCGGGACGGTGCCGGCCTGGATCCGGACCTGACACATCCGCCCCATGAAGGTCCGCTCACTGCACGCCTCCCTCACAAGGCCGCTTGCGCCGCCTCTATGATCGACCGGCCGCAGAACGACAACTGGTGGAGGGCGTGATGCCTGGTCAGGTGACCGCAGTGAGCCGTAACGAGGGGTACTCGTTCAGCAAGCCCAATCGCGATTCCATCAGGCTGCTCACGGGGCTCGGAGTGGAAGGAGACGTTCACGCAGGTGAGACGATCCGCCACCAGTTCCGCATGACCTACGAACCGGACCTGCCCAACCTGCGCCAAGTCCACCTGATGCACGAGGAACTCTTCGACGAACTCGCGCTCAAGGGCTTCGAGGTCTCTGCGGGCCGCCTCGGCGAGAACATCACCACGCGCGGAGTGGACCTGTTGGGCCTGCCCACCGGCGCCCTGCTCCATCTCGGGGAGCAGGCGGGGCTCGAGGTGACCGGACTGCGCAACCCGTGCTCGAAGATCAACGACTTCCGCAAGGGGCTGCTCGGTGAGGTCTTCGCCATGGACCCCTTGTCCGGCGAGTTCACGTTCAAGTGTGGCGTCATGGCTGTGGTCCGCTGTGGAGGGACCGTCCGCCCCGACGATTCCATCCGGGTCGAGCCCCCGCTACCCCCTCACCGCCCGCTGGAACGGGTCTAGGTTCTTGTTCCGTGGTCATCGGCGTGCCCAGATGAGGATGGCTGCGGGATAACCGCGCGGATGCCCCGGCG from Streptomyces sp. NBC_00258 includes:
- a CDS encoding bifunctional DNA primase/polymerase; amino-acid sequence: MATIDRQATTLALAHALSAAERGLAVIPLSRTKLPALRSPHRDDPTAPLCHGECGRFGHGVYDASIDPLRIRELFAAAPWATGYGIACGLDPHHLIGIDLDTKSGTDSSAALRELALRHLFTIPETVVVLTPSGGRHVWLSGPPDVVVPNSAGRLAPGIDIRGAGGYLVGPGSRTEHGAYSTAPGTAHLAPAACPPSLLQLLLPPPRTGRHATPASAGQHGQGLVQFVLAAHEGQRNTRLFWAACRAYENGLGPDLTESLVEAAIHTGLTEREARSTITSASRMTRHRP
- a CDS encoding MOSC domain-containing protein: MPGQVTAVSRNEGYSFSKPNRDSIRLLTGLGVEGDVHAGETIRHQFRMTYEPDLPNLRQVHLMHEELFDELALKGFEVSAGRLGENITTRGVDLLGLPTGALLHLGEQAGLEVTGLRNPCSKINDFRKGLLGEVFAMDPLSGEFTFKCGVMAVVRCGGTVRPDDSIRVEPPLPPHRPLERV